The Streptomyces sp. NBC_00224 genome has a window encoding:
- a CDS encoding Rv3235 family protein translates to MNRTDRARTDSRTDRTRPAGRGDRVGPGSDRVGPGPGRPGATAALARRRRLPRYWFAERLLAVLSGHRPVHWMLGHTVGEAYEQLVLLAPASPLRASGRPVVRHCDEYVPQPGVIEAFARIGAGDHVRAMAFRLEQGADLRWRCAAVEVGPGTRTVPGPTR, encoded by the coding sequence ATGAACAGGACCGACAGGGCGCGGACCGACTCGCGGACCGACAGGACCCGACCTGCGGGCCGCGGCGACCGCGTGGGACCGGGCAGCGACCGGGTGGGACCGGGGCCCGGCAGGCCGGGCGCCACCGCCGCGCTCGCGCGGCGCCGACGGCTGCCCCGCTACTGGTTCGCGGAACGCCTGCTCGCCGTCCTCAGCGGCCACCGCCCGGTCCACTGGATGCTGGGGCACACCGTCGGCGAGGCGTACGAGCAACTGGTGCTGCTCGCCCCCGCCAGCCCGCTGCGGGCCTCGGGCCGGCCGGTGGTGCGGCACTGCGACGAGTACGTGCCCCAGCCGGGCGTCATCGAGGCGTTCGCCCGCATCGGCGCCGGCGACCACGTACGCGCCATGGCCTTCCGCCTGGAGCAGGGCGCCGACCTGCGCTGGCGCTGTGCGGCCGTAGAAGTGGGGCCGGGCACCCGTACGGTGCCCGGCCCCACCCGCTGA
- a CDS encoding DJ-1/PfpI family protein encodes MAAKILIVTGDAAESLEVLYPYQRLREEGYDVHIAAPARKKLQFVIHDFEPGFDTYTEKPGYTWPADLAFSEVDPGQYAALVIPGGRAPEYLRNDPELRKLLKAFFDTDKPVAQICHGPLLTAAIGGLSGRRVTAYPALELDMQAAGASFRDAETVVDGTLVSARAWPDHSAWMREFLTVLRAKAPVT; translated from the coding sequence ATGGCAGCCAAGATCCTGATCGTGACCGGCGACGCGGCGGAGTCGCTGGAGGTCCTCTACCCCTACCAGCGGCTGCGCGAGGAGGGCTACGACGTCCACATCGCCGCCCCCGCCCGCAAGAAGCTCCAGTTCGTGATCCACGACTTCGAGCCGGGCTTCGACACGTACACCGAGAAGCCGGGCTACACCTGGCCGGCCGACCTGGCCTTCTCGGAAGTCGATCCCGGCCAGTACGCCGCACTGGTGATCCCGGGCGGCCGGGCGCCCGAATACCTGCGCAACGACCCCGAGCTGCGCAAGCTCCTGAAGGCCTTCTTCGACACGGACAAGCCGGTCGCCCAGATCTGTCACGGTCCCCTCCTGACCGCCGCGATCGGCGGCCTCAGCGGCCGCCGGGTCACCGCGTACCCCGCCCTCGAACTCGACATGCAGGCCGCCGGCGCCAGCTTCCGCGACGCGGAAACGGTCGTCGACGGCACCCTGGTCTCCGCCCGCGCCTGGCCGGACCACTCCGCCTGGATGCGGGAGTTCCTCACGGTGCTGCGGGCGAAGGCGCCGGTGACGTAG
- a CDS encoding HAD family hydrolase, which translates to MGKRTTHLVWDWNGTLLDDIAAVIEATNAAFAELGLEPITLERYRELYCVPIPRFYERLMGRLPTEAEWLVMDEAFHKHYWRRADACALTAGAAELLAARRAAGRSQSLLSMAPHEHLVPIVRRHGITEHFLRVDGRTGPSHGSKAEHMVRHLTLLREAGEGISADRIVVIGDAVDDAVAAAHVGARAVLFTGGSHSRASLAMAGVPVVDTLAEAVETAELLAG; encoded by the coding sequence ATGGGGAAGCGCACGACGCATCTGGTCTGGGACTGGAACGGCACACTGCTCGACGACATCGCCGCGGTCATCGAGGCGACCAACGCCGCCTTCGCGGAGCTCGGCCTGGAGCCGATCACGCTGGAGCGGTACCGCGAGCTGTACTGCGTGCCGATACCCCGCTTCTACGAGCGGCTGATGGGACGGCTGCCGACCGAGGCGGAGTGGCTCGTGATGGACGAGGCGTTCCACAAGCACTACTGGCGCCGGGCGGACGCCTGCGCGCTCACGGCGGGCGCGGCCGAGCTGCTCGCCGCGCGGCGGGCGGCCGGGCGCAGCCAGTCGCTGCTGTCGATGGCGCCGCACGAGCACCTGGTGCCGATCGTGCGGCGGCACGGCATCACCGAGCACTTCCTGAGGGTCGACGGACGCACCGGCCCCTCGCACGGCAGCAAGGCCGAGCACATGGTGCGGCATCTGACGCTGCTGCGGGAGGCGGGCGAGGGGATATCCGCCGACCGGATCGTGGTGATCGGGGACGCGGTGGACGACGCCGTGGCCGCGGCGCACGTAGGCGCGCGGGCGGTGCTGTTCACCGGCGGATCGCACAGCCGGGCCAGCCTCGCGATGGCGGGGGTGCCGGTGGTGGACACGCTGGCGGAAGCGGTCGAGACGGCGGAGCTGCTGGCGGGCTGA
- a CDS encoding serine/threonine-protein kinase — MIGGGTISRSGDTLSPLGPEDPRETAGYQLLARIGEGGMGTVYLSHTRGGQPVALKVIRREYGQDADFRRRFEQEVQAARRVQGYHIVPVVDHDTSGAQPWLATQYVPGLSLHDALTSFGPLPLPAVFQLIGCAAQALTAVHAAGVIHRDLKPSNVLLGSGGPYVIDFGIARAADATQLTASGGMIGTPQYMSPEHALGEQLTPASDVFSLGLIAAVAATGRHPYGDGGAITVAAQIANSAHRPPDLSGYPAELRPLLECTLTADPARRITPADLAPLCEQASGRTLRDFTGWLPAAVAAEIVRSEQTAATPPKPAPAQPPLPPTAAPAMPPAPPHTAPQAPQAPPTTPPAAQAPPAPQTGPQPGPVPGYGTAYGAPYDTGYGAGYGTAPQPAVHPHAHPHAQAHAQAPAPAPAPSAPQKKPKRRIRTVLMAAALVVAVGAGAAAAVWITQGKKDDGDDQAKGGTTQSPAAKNPPKQSPAADSTPSDGASDDSSAPPANVTYTVVFQDKPITLRTPESLSTTQIDFDIPAVDPTGKLAYDNTEFEARDDRLDFKQALGKANGTTPELCREGALQNPLPNSASAQALNDDHLIQAGDTMCSLTTKGNLAMWKITKVTPSTDNNIPAFEGTVTLWKATR, encoded by the coding sequence ATGATCGGGGGAGGAACCATCAGCAGATCCGGCGACACACTCAGTCCACTCGGGCCCGAGGACCCGCGCGAGACCGCCGGCTACCAGCTCCTCGCCCGTATCGGCGAGGGCGGTATGGGCACGGTCTACCTCTCGCACACCCGTGGCGGACAGCCGGTCGCGCTCAAGGTGATCCGCCGGGAGTACGGCCAGGACGCCGACTTCCGTCGCCGCTTCGAGCAGGAGGTGCAGGCCGCCCGCCGGGTGCAGGGCTACCACATCGTGCCCGTGGTGGACCACGACACCAGCGGCGCCCAGCCCTGGCTCGCCACGCAGTACGTGCCGGGCCTCTCGCTGCACGACGCGCTGACCTCGTTCGGCCCGCTGCCGCTGCCCGCCGTCTTCCAGCTCATCGGCTGCGCGGCCCAGGCCCTGACCGCCGTGCACGCCGCCGGGGTGATCCACCGCGATCTGAAGCCCAGCAACGTGCTGCTCGGCTCCGGCGGCCCGTACGTGATCGACTTCGGCATCGCGCGCGCGGCCGACGCCACTCAGCTCACCGCGAGCGGCGGCATGATCGGCACGCCGCAGTACATGTCGCCCGAGCACGCGCTGGGCGAGCAGCTCACGCCCGCCAGCGATGTGTTCTCGCTCGGTCTGATCGCCGCCGTCGCGGCCACCGGCCGCCACCCGTACGGCGACGGCGGCGCCATCACCGTGGCCGCGCAGATCGCCAACTCCGCGCACCGCCCGCCGGACCTGAGCGGCTACCCGGCGGAGCTGCGCCCGCTGTTGGAGTGCACGCTGACCGCCGACCCGGCGCGGCGCATCACCCCGGCCGACCTCGCCCCGCTCTGCGAGCAGGCGTCGGGGCGCACCCTGCGGGACTTCACCGGCTGGCTGCCGGCGGCGGTGGCGGCGGAGATCGTCCGCAGTGAACAGACGGCCGCGACGCCGCCGAAGCCCGCCCCGGCCCAGCCCCCGCTGCCGCCCACCGCGGCCCCGGCGATGCCCCCGGCCCCGCCGCACACGGCCCCGCAGGCCCCGCAGGCCCCGCCGACGACGCCCCCGGCCGCCCAGGCACCGCCCGCCCCGCAGACGGGTCCCCAGCCGGGCCCGGTTCCCGGGTACGGCACGGCGTACGGCGCTCCATACGACACGGGGTACGGCGCGGGCTACGGCACGGCACCGCAGCCCGCCGTCCACCCCCACGCCCACCCCCACGCCCAGGCCCACGCCCAGGCGCCCGCCCCCGCCCCGGCGCCGAGTGCGCCGCAGAAGAAGCCGAAGCGCCGGATCCGTACCGTCCTCATGGCGGCCGCCCTGGTCGTGGCGGTCGGTGCGGGCGCGGCCGCGGCGGTCTGGATCACCCAGGGCAAGAAGGACGACGGCGACGACCAGGCCAAGGGCGGCACGACGCAGTCACCCGCCGCCAAGAACCCGCCGAAGCAGTCCCCGGCGGCGGACTCCACGCCCTCGGACGGGGCGAGCGACGACAGTTCGGCGCCGCCCGCCAACGTCACGTACACGGTGGTCTTCCAGGACAAGCCGATCACCCTGCGTACGCCGGAGTCGCTCTCCACCACGCAGATCGACTTCGACATCCCGGCGGTGGACCCGACCGGCAAACTCGCCTACGACAACACCGAGTTCGAGGCGCGTGACGACCGGCTGGACTTCAAGCAGGCGCTGGGCAAGGCGAACGGCACCACGCCGGAGCTGTGCCGCGAGGGCGCGCTGCAGAACCCGCTGCCCAACTCTGCCTCGGCCCAGGCACTCAACGACGACCATCTGATCCAGGCGGGCGACACCATGTGCTCGCTCACCACCAAGGGCAATCTGGCCATGTGGAAGATCACCAAGGTGACCCCGTCCACGGACAACAACATCCCGGCGTTCGAGGGCACGGTCACGCTCTGGAAGGCGACGCGCTAG
- a CDS encoding NAD-glutamate dehydrogenase, which produces MQTKLDEAKAELLARAARVAENSPLGGPGGLGGAPQDRAATTGSTGEEGPGQDVVLGYLQRYYLHTAPEDLADRDPVDVFGAALSHYRLAENRPQGTASVRVHTPTVEENGWTCSHSVVEVVTDDMPFLVDSVTNELSRQSRGIHVVIHPQVVVRRDVTGKLIEVLDTAAQTGGLPHDALTESWIHVEIDRETDRADLKQITADLLRVLSDVREAVEDWEKMRDASLRIADELPKEPKAGDLRDEEVDEARELLRWLSDDHFTFLGYREYELREDDSLAAVPGTGLGILRSDPQHVGDDRHPVSPSFERLPADARAKAREHKLLVLTKANSRSTVHRPSYLDYVGVKKFDDNGNVIGERRFLGLFSSAAYTESVRRVPVVRRKVDEVLRGAGFSPNSHDGRDLLQILETYPRDELFQTPADQLRSIVTSVLYLQERRRLRLYLRQDEYGRYYSALIYLPRDRYTTGVRLRLIDILKEELGGTSVDFTAWNTESILSRLHFVVRVPAGTVLPDLTDADTERIEARLVEAARSWADGFSDALNAECGEERAAELLRRYGHAFPEGYKADHSPRAAVADLVHLEQLTHGRKDFALSLYEPVNAAPGERRFKIYRIGEQVSLSAVLPVLQRLGVEVTDERPYELRCADRTHAWIYDFGLRLPKKLNGNGDYLADDARERFQEAFAATWTGAAENDGFNSLVLRAGLNWRQAMVLRAYAKYLRQAGSTFSQDYMEDTLRDNVHTTRLLVSLFEARMSPGRQSAGTELIDGLLEELDGALDQVASLDEDRILRSFLTVIKATLRTNYFQKNAEGNPHAYVSMKFDPQAIPDLPAPRPAFEIWVYSPRVEGVHLRFGKVARGGLRWSDRREDFRTEILGLVKAQMVKNTVIVPVGAKGGFVAKQLPDPSVDRDAWLAEGIASYKTFISALLDITDNLVAGEVVPPADVVRHDEDDTYLVVAADKGTATFSDIANNVAISYDFWLGDAFASGGSAGYDHKGMGITARGAWESVKRHFRELGHDSQTQDFTVVGVGDMSGDVFGNGMLLSEHIRLVAAFDHRHIFIDPAPDAAVSYAERRRLFDLPRSSWADYNKELLSAGGGIHPRTAKSIPVNAQMRAALGIEPDVAKLTPAELMQAILKAPVDLLWNGGIGTYVKSSAESNADVGDKANDAIRVNGEDLRVKVVGEGGNLGLTQLGRIEFDRNGGKVNTDAIDNSAGVDTSDHEVNIKILLNGLVTDGDMTVKQRNKILAQMTDEVGQLVLRNNYAQNTALANAVAQSPSLLHAHQRFMRRLGRDGHLDRGLEFLPTDRQIRELLNNGRGLSQPELAVLLAYTKITVADELVHTDLPDDPYLQKLLHAYFPKQLREKFAEAIDGHALRREIVTTVLVNDTVNTGGSTFLHRLREETGASMEEIVRAQTAAREIFGLSAVWDAVEALDNKVDADVQTRIRLHSRRLVERGTRWLLNNRPQPLQIAETITDFAEGVEKVWGELAKMLKGADLEWYQSILDELTAAGVPDVLARRVAGFSSAFPSLDIVAISGRTGKDPLAVAEVYYDLADRLRITQLMDRIIELPRADRWQSMARASIREDLYAAHAGLTQDVLSVGNGTSSPEQRFKAWEEKNAAILGRARTTLEEIQGSDAFDLANLSVAMRTMRTLLRTHS; this is translated from the coding sequence ATGCAGACCAAGCTGGACGAAGCCAAGGCCGAGCTGCTCGCACGGGCCGCCCGGGTAGCTGAGAACAGCCCGTTGGGGGGCCCCGGCGGTCTGGGGGGCGCCCCCCAGGACCGGGCAGCCACTACCGGGTCCACGGGGGAGGAAGGTCCTGGCCAGGACGTCGTCCTCGGGTACCTCCAGCGCTACTACCTGCACACCGCTCCCGAGGACCTGGCCGACCGCGACCCGGTCGACGTCTTCGGCGCCGCCCTGTCGCACTACAGGCTGGCCGAAAACCGCCCGCAGGGCACCGCGAGCGTCCGGGTGCACACCCCGACCGTCGAGGAGAACGGCTGGACGTGCAGCCACTCGGTCGTCGAGGTCGTCACCGACGACATGCCCTTCCTCGTGGACTCCGTCACCAACGAGCTCTCCCGCCAGAGCCGCGGCATCCACGTCGTGATCCACCCGCAGGTCGTGGTCCGCCGCGATGTGACCGGCAAGCTCATCGAGGTCCTGGACACCGCCGCCCAGACCGGCGGCCTGCCGCACGACGCGCTCACCGAGTCCTGGATCCACGTCGAGATCGACCGTGAGACGGACCGCGCCGACCTGAAGCAGATCACCGCCGATCTGCTGCGGGTGCTGTCCGACGTACGGGAAGCCGTCGAGGACTGGGAGAAGATGCGCGACGCCTCGCTGCGCATCGCCGACGAGCTCCCCAAGGAGCCCAAGGCCGGCGACCTGCGCGACGAGGAGGTGGACGAGGCCCGGGAGCTGCTGCGCTGGCTCTCCGACGACCACTTCACCTTCCTCGGCTACCGCGAGTACGAGCTGCGCGAGGACGACTCGCTGGCGGCCGTGCCCGGCACCGGCCTCGGCATCCTGCGCTCCGACCCGCAGCACGTGGGCGACGACAGGCACCCGGTCAGCCCGTCGTTCGAGCGGCTGCCCGCCGACGCGCGCGCCAAGGCACGTGAGCACAAGCTCCTGGTGCTCACCAAGGCCAACAGCCGGTCCACCGTGCACCGGCCCTCCTACCTCGACTACGTCGGGGTGAAGAAGTTCGACGACAACGGCAACGTGATCGGCGAGCGCCGCTTCCTCGGCCTGTTCTCCTCGGCCGCGTACACCGAGTCGGTCCGCCGCGTCCCGGTCGTGCGCCGCAAGGTCGACGAGGTGCTGCGCGGCGCCGGGTTCTCGCCCAACAGCCACGACGGCCGCGACCTGCTCCAGATCCTGGAGACCTACCCGCGCGACGAGCTGTTCCAGACCCCGGCCGACCAGCTGCGCTCCATCGTCACCTCGGTGCTCTACCTCCAGGAGCGGCGCCGGCTGCGCCTCTACCTGCGCCAGGACGAGTACGGGCGCTACTACTCGGCGCTGATCTACCTGCCCCGCGACCGCTACACCACGGGCGTGCGGCTGCGGCTCATCGACATCCTCAAGGAAGAGCTCGGCGGCACCAGCGTCGACTTCACCGCCTGGAACACCGAGTCGATCCTCTCCCGGCTCCACTTCGTGGTCCGCGTGCCGGCGGGCACCGTGCTGCCCGACCTCACCGACGCCGACACCGAGCGCATCGAGGCCCGGCTCGTGGAGGCCGCCCGCTCCTGGGCCGACGGCTTCTCGGACGCGCTGAACGCCGAGTGCGGCGAGGAGCGCGCCGCCGAGCTGCTGCGCCGCTACGGCCACGCCTTCCCCGAGGGCTACAAGGCCGACCACTCGCCGCGCGCCGCCGTGGCCGACCTGGTCCACCTGGAGCAGCTCACCCACGGCCGCAAGGACTTCGCGCTCTCGCTGTACGAGCCGGTCAACGCGGCGCCCGGTGAGCGCCGGTTCAAGATCTACCGCATCGGCGAGCAGGTCTCGCTCTCGGCCGTGCTGCCGGTCCTCCAGCGCCTGGGCGTCGAGGTCACCGACGAGCGCCCCTACGAGCTGCGCTGCGCGGACCGTACGCACGCGTGGATCTACGACTTCGGCCTGCGCCTGCCGAAGAAGCTCAACGGCAACGGCGACTACCTCGCGGACGACGCCCGCGAGCGCTTCCAGGAGGCCTTCGCCGCCACCTGGACCGGCGCCGCCGAGAACGACGGCTTCAACTCGCTGGTGCTGCGCGCCGGGCTCAACTGGCGCCAGGCGATGGTGCTGCGCGCCTACGCCAAGTACCTGCGCCAGGCCGGTTCGACCTTCAGCCAGGACTATATGGAGGACACCCTCCGCGACAACGTCCACACCACCCGGCTGCTGGTCTCGCTTTTCGAGGCGCGGATGTCGCCGGGCCGCCAGAGCGCGGGTACCGAGCTCATCGACGGTCTGCTCGAAGAGCTGGACGGGGCGCTCGACCAGGTCGCCTCGCTCGACGAGGACCGCATCCTGCGCTCCTTCCTCACCGTCATCAAGGCGACGCTGCGGACGAACTACTTCCAGAAGAACGCCGAGGGCAACCCCCACGCGTACGTCTCGATGAAGTTCGACCCGCAGGCCATCCCGGACCTGCCGGCGCCCCGCCCGGCGTTCGAGATCTGGGTGTACTCGCCGCGCGTCGAGGGCGTGCACCTGCGCTTCGGCAAGGTCGCGCGCGGTGGTCTGCGCTGGTCCGACCGCCGCGAGGACTTCCGTACGGAGATCCTCGGCCTGGTCAAGGCGCAGATGGTGAAGAACACCGTCATCGTGCCGGTCGGCGCCAAGGGCGGCTTCGTCGCCAAGCAGCTCCCGGACCCGTCCGTGGACCGCGACGCGTGGCTGGCCGAGGGCATCGCCTCGTACAAGACGTTCATCTCGGCGCTGCTCGACATCACCGACAACCTGGTGGCGGGCGAGGTCGTGCCGCCGGCCGACGTGGTGCGCCACGACGAGGACGACACCTACCTGGTGGTCGCCGCCGACAAGGGCACCGCGACCTTCTCGGACATCGCCAACAACGTGGCGATCAGCTACGACTTCTGGCTCGGCGACGCGTTCGCCTCCGGCGGCTCCGCCGGATACGACCACAAGGGCATGGGCATCACCGCGCGCGGTGCCTGGGAGTCCGTCAAGCGGCACTTCCGCGAGCTCGGCCACGACAGCCAGACCCAGGACTTCACGGTCGTGGGTGTCGGTGACATGTCCGGTGACGTGTTCGGCAACGGCATGCTGCTCTCCGAGCACATCCGCCTGGTGGCCGCCTTCGACCACCGCCACATCTTCATCGACCCGGCCCCGGACGCGGCCGTCTCGTACGCCGAGCGCCGCCGCCTGTTCGACCTGCCCCGCAGCTCCTGGGCGGACTACAACAAGGAGCTGCTGTCCGCGGGCGGCGGCATCCACCCGCGTACCGCCAAGTCGATCCCGGTCAACGCGCAGATGCGCGCGGCCCTCGGCATCGAGCCGGACGTCGCCAAGCTGACGCCCGCCGAGCTGATGCAGGCGATCCTCAAGGCGCCGGTGGACCTGCTGTGGAACGGCGGCATCGGTACGTATGTGAAGTCGTCCGCCGAGTCCAACGCGGACGTCGGAGACAAGGCCAACGACGCGATCCGCGTCAACGGCGAGGACCTGCGGGTCAAGGTCGTCGGCGAGGGCGGCAACCTGGGTCTGACCCAGCTGGGCCGGATCGAGTTCGACCGCAACGGCGGCAAGGTCAACACCGACGCGATCGACAACAGCGCGGGCGTGGACACCTCCGACCACGAGGTGAACATCAAGATCCTGCTCAACGGTCTGGTCACGGACGGCGACATGACCGTCAAGCAGCGCAACAAGATCCTCGCCCAGATGACCGACGAGGTCGGCCAGCTGGTGCTGCGCAACAACTACGCGCAGAACACGGCCCTGGCCAACGCGGTCGCGCAGTCGCCGTCGCTGCTCCACGCCCACCAGCGGTTCATGCGCCGCCTCGGGCGCGACGGCCATCTGGACCGGGGTCTTGAGTTCCTGCCGACCGACCGCCAGATCCGCGAGCTGCTCAACAACGGGCGCGGGCTCAGCCAGCCCGAGCTCGCCGTCCTGCTCGCGTACACCAAGATCACGGTGGCCGACGAGCTGGTCCACACGGACCTGCCGGACGACCCGTACCTGCAGAAGCTGCTCCACGCGTACTTCCCGAAGCAGCTGCGCGAGAAGTTCGCCGAGGCCATCGACGGGCACGCGCTGCGCCGCGAGATCGTCACCACGGTCCTGGTCAACGACACGGTCAACACCGGTGGTTCGACCTTCCTGCACCGACTGCGGGAGGAGACCGGCGCGTCCATGGAGGAGATCGTCCGGGCGCAGACCGCGGCCCGCGAGATCTTCGGCCTGAGCGCGGTGTGGGACGCGGTCGAGGCGCTCGACAACAAGGTCGACGCCGACGTCCAGACCCGCATCCGGCTGCACTCGCGCCGTCTGGTCGAGCGCGGCACGCGCTGGCTGCTCAACAACCGGCCGCAGCCGCTCCAGATCGCCGAGACCATCACCGACTTCGCCGAGGGCGTCGAGAAGGTCTGGGGCGAGCTGGCGAAGATGCTCAAGGGCGCGGACCTGGAGTGGTACCAGTCGATCCTGGACGAGCTCACCGCGGCCGGGGTGCCGGACGTGCTCGCGCGCCGGGTCGCCGGGTTCTCCTCCGCGTTCCCGTCGCTCGACATCGTGGCGATCTCGGGCCGCACCGGCAAGGACCCGCTGGCCGTCGCCGAGGTGTACTACGACCTCGCGGACCGGCTGCGGATCACCCAGCTGATGGACCGGATCATCGAGCTGCCGCGGGCCGACCGCTGGCAGTCCATGGCCCGCGCCTCCATCCGCGAGGACCTGTACGCGGCGCACGCGGGGCTCACCCAGGACGTGCTCTCGGTCGGCAACGGCACCTCGTCGCCCGAGCAGCGCTTCAAGGCCTGGGAGGAGAAGAACGCGGCGATCCTCGGCCGCGCCCGCACCACCCTGGAGGAGATCCAGGGCTCGGACGCGTTCGATCTCGCGAACCTGTCGGTCGCGATGCGGACCATGCGGACGCTGCTGCGTACGCACAGCTAG